A DNA window from Camelina sativa cultivar DH55 chromosome 17, Cs, whole genome shotgun sequence contains the following coding sequences:
- the LOC104759797 gene encoding uncharacterized protein LOC104759797 yields the protein MKEAQDRQKSYADKRRRELEFQVGDMVYLKTVTYKGKDRVALNTKLTPRYMGPYRILERIGPMAYKLELPPAMSAFHPVFHVSMLRKCITGRENVISEPPPDLQVNMTIIGRPVRITGTKMRGPHKKKKTKLIQVVWDCEGIEETTWEPEEVMKVNFKKWFDKREIPRKESKDSTTNQS from the coding sequence atgaaggaagctcaagatAGACAGAAAAGTTACGCAGATAAGCGCCGAAGGGAGttggagtttcaggttggagatatgGTTTATCTCAAAACCGTGACTTATAAGGGTAAGGATCGGGTAGCACTGAACACTAAGTTGACACCTAGGTACATGGGACCGTACCGAATCCTGGAGAGGATTGGTCCGATGGCCTACAAGTTGGAGTTGCCTCCGGCTATGTCAGCTTTTCATCCGGTGTTTCACGTGTCGATGCTAAGGAAGTGCATCACGGGACGGGAGAATGTGATCTCCGAACCCCCACCTGACCTACAAGTCAATATGACCATCATCGGTCGGCCAGTTCGGATAACTGGTACGAAGATGAGGGGTCcgcataagaagaaaaagacgaagTTAATTCAGGTCGTATGGGATTGTGAAGGGATAGAGGAGACGACGTGGGAACCAGAAGAAGTTATGAaagtaaacttcaagaagtggttcgacaAGAGAGAGATCCCTCGTAAGGAGAGTAAAGATTCGACGACGAATCAGTCCTAA